CAAATTGGACTGAATGGATTTGCAATTGATGAGGCGCATTGCGTCTCGGAATGGGGCCATGATTTTCGACCGGAATATCGTCAGCTAGCAAGGCTGCGACAGCGCTATCCCGATATTTCCATTATGGCACTCACGGCGACGGCAACCGAACGGGTTCGTCAAGATATTATGACTCAGCTAAGGCTGGCGAATCCACAGGTGCATGTGGCAAGTTTTAATCGGCATAATCTTTACTATGAGGTGTTGCCAAAGTCGAAAAATACTTATACGGAAATTTTACTGCGGATTCGCCAAGAAAAGGGTTCGGGAATTATCTATTGTCTGAGTCGCAAGACGGTGGATGAGTTGACGTTTAAGTTACAGAAAAATGAGATTAATGCTTTACCCTATCATGCGGGTTTGAGCGATGAGGAACGGGCGAGTAATCAAACTCGCTTTATTCGCGACGACGTGCAAATTATGGTGGCGACGGTTGCTTTTGGGATGGGAATTAATAAGCCAGATGTCCGGTTTGTCATGCATTACGATTTACCGCGCAATCTGGAGGGATACTATCAAGAAGCAGGGCGAGCAGGACGCGATGGAGAATCGGCGAAATGTACGCTATTTTATAGTTATGGCGATGTCAAAAAGGTTGAGTGGAGTATTGAGCAACGCACGGATGCTAAAGAACAGCAAATTGCTCGCCATCAACTGCGGAAGGTTTTAGATTATGCTGAAGGGACGGAATGTCGCCGAACTATTCAGTTAAGTTATTTTGGAGAATTCTTTGCAGGAAGTTGCGGAAACTGCGATAACTGTTGTTCGCCTAAAAATACGGAAGATTGGTCAACAGAGGCGATGAAATTCTTGTCTTGCGTGGCTCGGTGCAAAGAACGCTATGGCATGAATTATATCATAGAAGTGTTGCGCGGTTCCAAAAATCAAAAGGTTTTACAAAATAAACATGACGAACTTTCAACCTATGGAATTGGCAAAGATCGAACCGCCGAACAGTGGAAGATGTTAGGGCGATCGCTCTTACATCAAGGCTTACTCGATCAAACCACAGATGGCTATGCGGTACTGAAATTAAATCCCCTGAGTTGGGAAGTGATGCGCCGCCAGCGTTCCGTCCATTTAGTAGTAACTGCATTTAAGAAAAAGGCATCAGAAGAGACAAATCTCAAAAAAGCCGGAGTCGAAATTTTATTTGACAAATTACGCAAGCTGCGGAAAAAGATTGCTGACGAACAATCCGTTCCGCCTTATGTTGTTTTTGCCGATTCAACTTTAAAGTTAATGGCACAAATGCAACCGCAAACCTTATCAGAATTTAGCCAACTATCGGGGGTAGGGACTTATAAACTCAATCAATATGGAGAACGCTTTATTACTGAAATCAAAGCTTACCGACAAGAACAGGATTTAGGGACTTCTCCATCAAAAACCAAAAAATCGAACCCAGATACCCGCTTAACCACTTGGGAACTATTTGAACAGGGGTTAAGCGTTGAAGAGATAGCCAGCCAGCGCCAACTGAAGCTAACAACCATTCAGGGACATTTAGCCGATCTAATTGAACAGGGAAAACCCATCGATTTAAACCCACTGGTTTCTCCAGAACATCAAGCTTTGATTCTGAAAGCGGTTCGGGAAACCGGGGTTTCTGAGGGAATTAAGCCGATTTATGAATATCTCAACGAGAAAATTGACTATGGCGAGATTCGCTTATTTCTGGCTTGGTGGCGGCAGCAGCAGCAAGAACGTTCTGAACAAATGCTAAATTCTAACAAAGGGTGAGTGCAATTACGGCTAGGTATCCCTAAGCTGTGTAAAGATTTTGCTGTCTTACTGAATCTAGTTATCATGAAATTTCCCTTCCGCCGACTTTCTGAGCCAACTCAAACCGTAACGGCTAACCCAGAAGGTTTAGGAACCTTTGGCGGAGTGTATACCCCCTCAATTCTCACCATCCTAGGCGTCATTATGTATCTGCGCTTTGGGTGGGTTGTGGGGAATGTGGGATTAATTGGCACCTTAATTATTGTCACGCTCTCAACAGCCATTACCTTTTTAACCGCGCTTTCCGTTTGCGCGATCGCCACCGACCGAGTGGTTCGCGTGGGGGGCGCGTATTATATGATCAGTCGCTCCTTGGGGATTGAAACCGGAGGGGCTGTCGGGATCTCCCTGTACTTCGCCCAAGCCCTATCCGTGGCACTATACACCATTGGGTTTGCAGAGAGTGTCATTCAAACCTTCGGACACCTCAACCAGCTTTACGTCGCTTTAATCACCACCATCATTGTCGCTGCGATCGCCATTACCTCCGCCCAACTTGCAATCCGGGCGCAGTATATCATTATGGCCGCGATCGCCCTTTCCCTAGTCTCTTTCATCTTCGGTTCGCCCCTAGAAGCCACGCAAATTGAAATGTGGGGCGCGCCGGATCGACTTTCCGAACCCTTCTGGAACGTCTTCGCCGTCTTCTTCCCGGCGGTAACGGGAATTATGGCAGGGGTGAATATGTCGGGGGACTTGCGCGATCCCACCCGTTCCCTCCCCACAGGCACCCTCGCCGCCGTGGGGACTGGCTATGTTATTTATATGGGGTTGCCCATTCTACTGGCAATGCGGGCCGATGCAGTCACCTTGATTAACGAACCCCTGATCATGCAACAAATGGCATTGTGGGGCCCTGCTATTTTGCTAGGGGTTTGGGGGGCAACGCTTTCGAGTGCCTTGGGGAGTATTTTGGGCGCGCCTCGCGTGTTACAGGCG
The genomic region above belongs to Desertifilum tharense IPPAS B-1220 and contains:
- the recQ gene encoding DNA helicase RecQ — its product is MPPFPSLEKALKHYYGYDSFRPGQRQIVEEALQNRDLLIVMPTGGGKSLCFQLPALLKPGLTVVVSPLISLMQDQVEALRDNGIGATFLNSSLNQWQVRHREEAILNNKVKLLYVAPERLVSERFLPFIDLVKHQIGLNGFAIDEAHCVSEWGHDFRPEYRQLARLRQRYPDISIMALTATATERVRQDIMTQLRLANPQVHVASFNRHNLYYEVLPKSKNTYTEILLRIRQEKGSGIIYCLSRKTVDELTFKLQKNEINALPYHAGLSDEERASNQTRFIRDDVQIMVATVAFGMGINKPDVRFVMHYDLPRNLEGYYQEAGRAGRDGESAKCTLFYSYGDVKKVEWSIEQRTDAKEQQIARHQLRKVLDYAEGTECRRTIQLSYFGEFFAGSCGNCDNCCSPKNTEDWSTEAMKFLSCVARCKERYGMNYIIEVLRGSKNQKVLQNKHDELSTYGIGKDRTAEQWKMLGRSLLHQGLLDQTTDGYAVLKLNPLSWEVMRRQRSVHLVVTAFKKKASEETNLKKAGVEILFDKLRKLRKKIADEQSVPPYVVFADSTLKLMAQMQPQTLSEFSQLSGVGTYKLNQYGERFITEIKAYRQEQDLGTSPSKTKKSNPDTRLTTWELFEQGLSVEEIASQRQLKLTTIQGHLADLIEQGKPIDLNPLVSPEHQALILKAVRETGVSEGIKPIYEYLNEKIDYGEIRLFLAWWRQQQQERSEQMLNSNKG